From Terriglobia bacterium, the proteins below share one genomic window:
- a CDS encoding BatA domain-containing protein, whose translation MNFLTLTPLQTAVLALLTAGTIIALYFLKLRHRRVFISSSILWRRVLDERQSHSLWEKLRRIISIAVTVTIALLIALSIARPEIPSLTGKNERIVIVLDS comes from the coding sequence CGCTCCAGACGGCAGTGCTTGCCTTATTGACCGCGGGAACCATCATCGCGCTGTACTTTCTGAAGCTCAGGCACCGGCGGGTTTTCATTTCTTCATCGATTCTCTGGCGGCGCGTCCTGGACGAGCGGCAGTCGCATTCATTGTGGGAAAAGCTGCGCAGGATCATCTCGATTGCGGTGACGGTGACCATTGCGCTGCTGATTGCTCTGTCCATCGCGAGGCCGGAGATCCCATCGCTGACCGGGAAAAACGAACGAATCGTGATCGTCCTCGACAGT